The Nitrospirota bacterium genome contains a region encoding:
- a CDS encoding DUF262 domain-containing protein produces the protein MKGIRDTSSETYRQLMGNGLQYEIPKFQRDYSWETEHWDDLWQDIRSLNSDESEHYMGYLVLQSSDNKNFQVIDGQQRLTTLSILVLAVLKCLQELADKGISTEQNLRRKEALRSSYIGYLDPVTLISQNKLKLNRNNDDYYRNYLVPLQSLPLRKINVSEKQMRGCFEWLYERIKKEYVTGESLAGFVDTIVDKLFFTVIKVSDELNAFKVFETLNARGVKLSSSDLLKNYLFSVVDATNPHKSELDKMESLWSKVIGKLGSEKFPEFLRCYWNSLNKTVRKNDLFKAIRKDIKTKGDAFSLIRALDNNADVYMALQNPEDDLWKGKQEISSYLRDLKMFQIRQPFSLLMAAYNSLEELEFRRALKACSIISFRYNVIGGLNPNEQEIVYNAAALSIRKNRVFNIGDLRDIYPEDERFENEFAGKIFKSTPRNHKIVKYIFAEIERYKYHTDIDQNSDLYTVEHIIPESAPDNIPDNTIGSWSYLGDDVIERCVYRLGNLTLLEKALNKESGTEGFDNKRVVYPRSSIQLTRTIAEYYSEWTEENISKRQARMAIEAKSIWRLQF, from the coding sequence ATGGCTTACAATATGAAATCCCTAAATTTCAGCGGGATTATTCCTGGGAGACGGAGCATTGGGATGATCTGTGGCAGGATATACGCTCATTAAACTCTGATGAATCCGAGCATTATATGGGCTATCTTGTGCTGCAAAGTTCGGATAATAAAAATTTTCAGGTAATTGATGGACAACAAAGGCTTACTACTTTGAGCATACTTGTCCTTGCGGTTTTAAAGTGTCTGCAGGAGTTGGCGGATAAAGGAATCAGCACTGAACAGAATCTCAGGCGCAAAGAAGCGTTGAGGAGTAGTTATATAGGTTACTTAGATCCTGTAACACTTATTTCCCAAAATAAGCTGAAACTGAATCGCAACAATGATGATTATTACAGAAACTATCTTGTGCCTCTCCAAAGCCTGCCTCTCAGAAAAATAAATGTTTCAGAAAAGCAAATGAGAGGCTGCTTTGAATGGCTATACGAAAGGATCAAAAAAGAGTATGTCACCGGTGAATCGCTGGCAGGCTTTGTAGACACTATCGTTGATAAACTTTTCTTTACAGTAATCAAGGTCTCTGATGAATTAAATGCCTTCAAGGTTTTTGAAACACTTAATGCAAGGGGCGTGAAGCTTTCGTCATCCGACTTGCTGAAAAATTATCTGTTTTCAGTGGTAGACGCCACCAATCCCCACAAATCGGAATTGGATAAAATGGAATCGTTATGGAGTAAGGTCATCGGCAAGCTTGGGAGTGAAAAATTTCCAGAGTTCCTGAGATGTTACTGGAACAGTCTCAACAAAACAGTCAGAAAGAATGACCTCTTCAAGGCTATCAGGAAAGATATTAAAACAAAAGGAGATGCCTTTTCTCTGATTCGCGCATTGGACAATAATGCAGATGTATACATGGCACTGCAAAATCCTGAAGATGACCTTTGGAAGGGCAAACAGGAAATTTCAAGTTATCTGAGAGACCTTAAAATGTTTCAGATTAGACAGCCTTTTTCGCTTCTTATGGCCGCTTATAACTCACTGGAGGAATTAGAGTTCAGACGTGCTTTAAAGGCATGTTCTATAATTTCATTCCGCTATAATGTCATTGGAGGTCTGAACCCGAATGAACAGGAAATCGTTTATAATGCAGCCGCATTGAGCATCCGGAAGAACAGAGTGTTTAATATTGGTGACTTGCGGGATATTTATCCCGAGGATGAACGCTTTGAGAATGAGTTTGCCGGTAAGATTTTTAAAAGCACACCCAGGAATCACAAAATTGTAAAATATATCTTTGCTGAGATTGAGAGGTATAAGTATCATACGGATATAGATCAAAACAGTGACCTTTATACAGTTGAACATATAATTCCGGAAAGTGCCCCTGACAATATACCCGACAATACAATTGGTTCATGGAGTTATCTTGGAGATGATGTCATTGAGAGATGTGTTTATCGTTTGGGAAATCTGACCCTTTTAGAAAAAGCACTGAATAAAGAAAGCGGAACAGAAGGTTTTGATAATAAGAGAGTTGTTTACCCCAGAAGCAGCATTCAATTAACCCGGACTATAGCTGAATATTATAGTGAATGGACAGAAGAAAATATATCTAAGAGACAAGCCCGCATGGCTATTGAAGCCAAATCAATATGGAGGTTACAGTTCTGA